TTTAAACCGGTTTTGATCATCGCAGTGATAGCCCTGGTGGTTGCCGGCCTGGTTATGCAATTTGGAAACAAAAATTCAAAACCGCCAGATGCAGGCAGATTGCAGATGTCTGTCACGCAAAAGATAACGGAAGGTATTCCTGCAAAAGAATCTAAAGCGCTTTCCCTTCCGTCGGAAAACGAGCGCCGTGTGCAGGAGGACACTGTCCAGGAGAAACCGGCTGTTTCCCTGGCACCCGATTCGAAAAACCTTGGGAGTGGCGGTGAAGGAATTGAGGCCAAGGCGGCAAAAGAAAGCGGCCTGGCTGTCGGAACTGTCACACCTTATGAATCGGCTTCTGAGAAAACTGAAGAATCCCCCTCAGCTGCTCCTGTGGGTGAAACAGAGTCAATGGAAGCATCAGACAAACATGGGCTGCATGCTGAAAAGGCCAAAGTGTTATACCCGTATTCGATAAAACTTGACGCTTTTCGCAGCCGTGAAAGAGTTGAAAAGTCTTTTGCAATTTATCGCGAAAAGGGCTTGTCGCCATATTGGGTGAAGGTTGATCTTGGAGATCAAGGCGTATGGTACCGGGTCTTTGCAGGCTGTTATGAAGACAGCCAGCAGGCCGAGGAAGTTATCAGAACACATAAACTAACAGAGGCGGCGGTAAAAAAGACGACATTTGGCTTGTTGATCGGCGTTTATCGATCCGAAGCAGAGCTAAGTAACCAAGTTCAGGCACTTTCAAAATTGGATTTTTCACCGTATGTTATCAAAAGAGCGGCTGACGAGTTTTATTTATATGTAGGGGCGTTTTATAGCGAGAAAGGCGCTCGAGACTTCTATACCGAACTGCTTTCAAACGGTATTCAGAGCAAGGTTGTCGAGCGCTAGCCCGGATATTTAATCAAGGATTGAATTTAATGTACTTAGAGTATTGGGGCCTCAAAGATGCGCCGTTTAAAAATGTTCCTGACCGTAGTGTATTCTTTAAATCGAACCCGCATGAGGAAGCGCTCGTACGATTGTTATACGCCGTTGAGCACCGCAAAGGTGCGGCTATGCTGACAGGAGAGGTAGGCTCCGGAAAAACCACCATCAGCAGAGTGCTAGCGAACCTCCTCCCCAAAGACCGCTACGAAATTAAAACCATTGTCAATCCGGCTTTAAACTCCGTAGACCTTATTCGGGCTCTCTTATTGGAGCTGGGGGAAAGGGCTGACGAGGATTCCAAAACCATCCTGCTTGATCGGCTAAAGAAACGACTTGCCCAGAATGCCGAGCAGAATATAAGTACCGTAATGATCATTGACGAGGCCCATATGATTAAGGATCAATCCAGCTTTGAAGAGCTAAGAATGCTGCTGAATTTGCAATCGGATCAGCAGTTTCTGATCACTTTGATCATACTGGGACAGCCTCCCCTAAAGGAAAAAATTTCGGATCTTAAACCCTTGAAAGAAAGAATATCGATTAAATACGACCTTAGTCCCCTGGATACTAAGGATACGATACGTTATATATTATTCCGCCTGAAAAAGGCCGGGGCTCAGCGGGGTATCTTTTCAAAGGAAGCTGTTCAGCTGATTTTTAAATACGCCGAGGGGATTCCGCTCAGAATAAACAATG
This Candidatus Desulfatibia profunda DNA region includes the following protein-coding sequences:
- a CDS encoding AAA family ATPase — translated: MYLEYWGLKDAPFKNVPDRSVFFKSNPHEEALVRLLYAVEHRKGAAMLTGEVGSGKTTISRVLANLLPKDRYEIKTIVNPALNSVDLIRALLLELGERADEDSKTILLDRLKKRLAQNAEQNISTVMIIDEAHMIKDQSSFEELRMLLNLQSDQQFLITLIILGQPPLKEKISDLKPLKERISIKYDLSPLDTKDTIRYILFRLKKAGAQRGIFSKEAVQLIFKYAEGIPLRINNVCERSLLIGMMMKARVVDKKIVNYAIEDLK